One window from the genome of Toxotes jaculatrix isolate fToxJac2 chromosome 17, fToxJac2.pri, whole genome shotgun sequence encodes:
- the srrm1 gene encoding serine/arginine repetitive matrix protein 1 isoform X2 encodes MDAGFFRGTSAEQDNRFSNKHKKLLKQLKFAECLDKKVDMTKVNLEVIKPWITQRVTEILGFEDDVVIEFIFNQLEEKHPDSKMMQINLTGFLNGKNAREFMKDLWPLLLSAQENIAGIPSAFLEQKKEEIKQRQIEQEKLASLKKVDEDKKEKDKDTRERAQSKSPRRRKTRSPSPRRRSPVKRERKRSLSRSPRRKSSPVGGSSPPPPLMQLPTKPVEQHVEPDTSGRAMTEPVIQEASSTCDTVVEVVKADSVMEVKEPSPEKTHKKEERPRSREREKDSRKERPHHRSRSHSRSRRRRSRSRSYSPRRRQSPRRRMSPRRRSPPRRGPTSSRHRHRRSPVRRRRSRSASTSGSSSSGSRSPKKVMKRVSSTPPRKQVHHPDTSISPAGKDRRSPSPRARRGRGSGSPPRSSGLKRKPGGRGDSPSDNAKPRHSEGSDSDTGSSSSEDEGPKRPTAGPGARNGEVRRRRSRTPSPRRRHRDPSPRKRRSPSPARRRRSPSPPRRRRSPSPPRRRSPSPPPRRRSPSPRRYSPPIQRRYSPSPLPPPKRKMSSSPARRSSPGAKRRPSRSPRRRSSPAQRRRTPPSSSSPPRHRRSPMLPSNWQSRDTRSPAATSRLSPSPVNRSRNLRGSPSPQRRFETSSTSPSNQRRQQSPSHSGKPIRRVSRTPEPRSNQRPSPSPQPVRRASSRSRSVSPHPVPQKRPAPASASPSPSRSVSGSPPPAKKASSGSGSQSPSKNSDVDGSGKKKKKKKEKKHKKEKKHKKHKKHKKEKSSATGNGEGQENQGVEGDADSRKESDSEVDDSLDDLEKHLREKALRSMRKAQMSPSQMS; translated from the exons ATGGACGCGGGATTCTTCCGC GGTACAAGTGCGGAGCAAGACAACCGTTTCagcaacaaacacaagaaactgctgaagcagctgaagtttgCAGAATGTCTGGACAAGAAG GTGGACATGACCAAAGTGAACCTGGAAGTCATCAAACCTTGGATTACTCAACGAGTGACAGAGATTCTGGGGTTCGAGGATGATGTCGTCATAGAGTTCATATTTAACCAGCTTGAGGAAAAG catCCGGATAGCAAGATGATGCAGATCAACCTGACAGGTTTCCTGAATGGGAAGAATGCCCGGGAGTTCATGAAGGACCTGTGGCCCCTGCTGTTGAGTGCCCAGGAGAACATTGCTGGCATCCCCTCTGCTTTTCTggaacagaagaaagaagaaattaaaCAGAGACAG ATTGAACAGGAGAAGCTAGCATCTCTTAAGAAGGTGGATGAGGATAAGAAGGAAAAGGACAAGGACACCAGAGAGAGGGCTCAGTCAAAGAGCCCAAGGAG GCGGAAGACACGGTCACCCTCACCGCGGCGAAGGTCCCCAGTGAAGCGTGAAAGGAAACGCAGCCTGTCACGGTCCCCAAGGCGCAAATCCAGCCCAGTTGGTGGCAGctcaccacctccacccctgATGCAGCTTCCCACAAAACCTGTGGAGCAGCATGTGGAGCCAGATACATCAGGAAGAGCCATGACAGAACCAGTGATCCAAGAAGCTTCTTCCACCTG TGACacagtggtggaggtggtgaaagcaGACTCGGTGATGGAAGTCAAAGAACCCTCCCCAGAGAAAACCcataagaaagaggaaagacCCAGGTCTCGGGAAAGGGAGAAggacagcaggaaggaaagaccTCACCACCGCTCCCGTTCTCATTCCCGATCTCGCAGACGGCGCTCCCGTTCAAG ATCTTACTCCCCTCGCAGAAGGCAGAGTCCCAGGAGGAGAATGTCTCCTCGTCGAAGGAGTCCCCCCCGACGTGGTCCCACCAGTTccagacacaggcacaggcGCTCTCCAGTCCGCAG GAGGCGCTCTCGTTCTGCTTCGACCTCTGGCAGCAGCTCCTCTGGCTCTCGCTCACctaaaaaagtgatgaaaagaGTATCCAGCACACCACCCCGAAAACAGGTCCATCATCCGGACACCTCCATTAGCCCCGCAGGGAAGGACAGACGGTCACCGTCTCCACGGGCTAGAAGAGGCCGGGGCTCAGGTTCCCCACCCAGATCATCTG GTTTAAAGCGAAAGCCAGGAGGAAGGGGTGACTCTCCATCTGATAATGCCAAGCCCAGACATTCTGAAGGGTCTGACTCAG ATACAGGGTCTTCCTCCTCAGAAGATGAGGGGCCCAAGAGGCCAACAGCAGGGCCAGGCGCCAGAAATGGTGAAGTCAGGAGGAGACGAAGCCGTACCCCCTCCCCACGAAGGCGACACAGGGATCCCTCTCCAAG GAAGAGACGTTCTCCGTCTCCTGCACGCAGACGTCGCTCCCCGTCTCCCCCACGACGTCGCCgatctccctctcctcctagACGCAG GTCTCCTTCCCCACCTCCCCGTCGACGATCTCCCTCCCCCAGGCGATATTCTCCCCCTATCCAGCGTCGCTACAGCCCCTCACCTTTGCCTCCACCAAAGAGGAAGATGTCTAGCTCTCCCGCCAGACGCTCTTCTCCAGGGGCAAAGAGACGTCCCTCCAGGTCACCCAGGCGCAGGAGTTCTCCTGCTCAAAGGAGACGCACACCtccatcctcatcatcaccaccccGACACAGGAGGAGCCCCATGTTGCCTTCTAACTGGCAAAGCAGGGATACACGATCCCCTGCAGCAACCAGCCGCCTGTCCCCATCCCCTGTCAACCGCAGTCGCAATCTGAGGGGTTCCCCCAGTCCCCAGCGACGTTTTGAAACCTCCAGCACATCTCCATCGAACCAGCGAAGACAGCAGTCCCCTTCACACAGTGGCAAACCCATCCGCAGAGTGTCCCGCACTCCCGAGCCACGCAGCAACCAGAG ACCTTCGCCAAGCCCCCAGCCTGTGAGGAGAGCATCTTCCAGATCGAGATCTGTTTCCCCTCATCCGGTGCCTCAGAAACGTCCAGCCCCTGCATCTGCCTCCCCCTCACCGTCTCGCTCTGTCAGTGGGTCCCCACCACCAGCCAAAAAGGCCAGCAGTGGATCAGGCAGTCAGTCCCCAAGCAAG AACTCAGATGTTGACGGCAgcggaaagaagaagaagaagaagaaggaaaagaaacataaaaaagagaagaaacataAGAAGCACAAGAAGCATAAGAAGGAGAAGAGCAGTGCCACTGGTAATGGAGAGGGACAAGAAAACCAGGGTGTGGAGGGGGATGCAGATTCAAGAAAG GAATCAGACAGTGAAGTAGACGACAGCTTGGACGACCTAGAGAAGCACCTACGAGAGAAGGCGCTGCGCTCCATGAGGAAGGCGCAGATGTCTCCGTCACAGATGTCCTGA
- the srrm1 gene encoding serine/arginine repetitive matrix protein 1 isoform X3: protein MMQINLTGFLNGKNAREFMKDLWPLLLSAQENIAGIPSAFLEQKKEEIKQRQIEQEKLASLKKVDEDKKEKDKDTRERAQSKSPRRRKTRSPSPRRRSPVKRERKRSLSRSPRRKSSPVGGSSPPPPLMQLPTKPVEQHVEPDTSGRAMTEPVIQEASSTCDTVVEVVKADSVMEVKEPSPEKTHKKEERPRSREREKDSRKERPHHRSRSHSRSRRRRSRSRSYSPRRRQSPRRRMSPRRRSPPRRGPTSSRHRHRRSPVRRRRSRSASTSGSSSSGSRSPKKVMKRVSSTPPRKQVHHPDTSISPAGKDRRSPSPRARRGRGSGSPPRSSGLKRKPGGRGDSPSDNAKPRHSEGSDSEEDKNEKGATADSVQQRRQYRRQNRQSSSDTGSSSSEDEGPKRPTAGPGARNGEVRRRRSRTPSPRRRHRDPSPRKRRSPSPARRRRSPSPPRRRRSPSPPRRRSPSPPPRRRSPSPRRYSPPIQRRYSPSPLPPPKRKMSSSPARRSSPGAKRRPSRSPRRRSSPAQRRRTPPSSSSPPRHRRSPMLPSNWQSRDTRSPAATSRLSPSPVNRSRNLRGSPSPQRRFETSSTSPSNQRRQQSPSHSGKPIRRVSRTPEPRSNQRPSPSPQPVRRASSRSRSVSPHPVPQKRPAPASASPSPSRSVSGSPPPAKKASSGSGSQSPSKNSDVDGSGKKKKKKKEKKHKKEKKHKKHKKHKKEKSSATGNGEGQENQGVEGDADSRKESDSEVDDSLDDLEKHLREKALRSMRKAQMSPSQMS, encoded by the exons ATGATGCAGATCAACCTGACAGGTTTCCTGAATGGGAAGAATGCCCGGGAGTTCATGAAGGACCTGTGGCCCCTGCTGTTGAGTGCCCAGGAGAACATTGCTGGCATCCCCTCTGCTTTTCTggaacagaagaaagaagaaattaaaCAGAGACAG ATTGAACAGGAGAAGCTAGCATCTCTTAAGAAGGTGGATGAGGATAAGAAGGAAAAGGACAAGGACACCAGAGAGAGGGCTCAGTCAAAGAGCCCAAGGAG GCGGAAGACACGGTCACCCTCACCGCGGCGAAGGTCCCCAGTGAAGCGTGAAAGGAAACGCAGCCTGTCACGGTCCCCAAGGCGCAAATCCAGCCCAGTTGGTGGCAGctcaccacctccacccctgATGCAGCTTCCCACAAAACCTGTGGAGCAGCATGTGGAGCCAGATACATCAGGAAGAGCCATGACAGAACCAGTGATCCAAGAAGCTTCTTCCACCTG TGACacagtggtggaggtggtgaaagcaGACTCGGTGATGGAAGTCAAAGAACCCTCCCCAGAGAAAACCcataagaaagaggaaagacCCAGGTCTCGGGAAAGGGAGAAggacagcaggaaggaaagaccTCACCACCGCTCCCGTTCTCATTCCCGATCTCGCAGACGGCGCTCCCGTTCAAG ATCTTACTCCCCTCGCAGAAGGCAGAGTCCCAGGAGGAGAATGTCTCCTCGTCGAAGGAGTCCCCCCCGACGTGGTCCCACCAGTTccagacacaggcacaggcGCTCTCCAGTCCGCAG GAGGCGCTCTCGTTCTGCTTCGACCTCTGGCAGCAGCTCCTCTGGCTCTCGCTCACctaaaaaagtgatgaaaagaGTATCCAGCACACCACCCCGAAAACAGGTCCATCATCCGGACACCTCCATTAGCCCCGCAGGGAAGGACAGACGGTCACCGTCTCCACGGGCTAGAAGAGGCCGGGGCTCAGGTTCCCCACCCAGATCATCTG GTTTAAAGCGAAAGCCAGGAGGAAGGGGTGACTCTCCATCTGATAATGCCAAGCCCAGACATTCTGAAGGGTCTGACTCAG AGGAGGATAAAAATGAGAAAGGGGCAACAGCAGATTCGGTGCAGCAGCGACGTCAGTATCGCAGGCAGAATCGACAGTCGTCTTCAG ATACAGGGTCTTCCTCCTCAGAAGATGAGGGGCCCAAGAGGCCAACAGCAGGGCCAGGCGCCAGAAATGGTGAAGTCAGGAGGAGACGAAGCCGTACCCCCTCCCCACGAAGGCGACACAGGGATCCCTCTCCAAG GAAGAGACGTTCTCCGTCTCCTGCACGCAGACGTCGCTCCCCGTCTCCCCCACGACGTCGCCgatctccctctcctcctagACGCAG GTCTCCTTCCCCACCTCCCCGTCGACGATCTCCCTCCCCCAGGCGATATTCTCCCCCTATCCAGCGTCGCTACAGCCCCTCACCTTTGCCTCCACCAAAGAGGAAGATGTCTAGCTCTCCCGCCAGACGCTCTTCTCCAGGGGCAAAGAGACGTCCCTCCAGGTCACCCAGGCGCAGGAGTTCTCCTGCTCAAAGGAGACGCACACCtccatcctcatcatcaccaccccGACACAGGAGGAGCCCCATGTTGCCTTCTAACTGGCAAAGCAGGGATACACGATCCCCTGCAGCAACCAGCCGCCTGTCCCCATCCCCTGTCAACCGCAGTCGCAATCTGAGGGGTTCCCCCAGTCCCCAGCGACGTTTTGAAACCTCCAGCACATCTCCATCGAACCAGCGAAGACAGCAGTCCCCTTCACACAGTGGCAAACCCATCCGCAGAGTGTCCCGCACTCCCGAGCCACGCAGCAACCAGAG ACCTTCGCCAAGCCCCCAGCCTGTGAGGAGAGCATCTTCCAGATCGAGATCTGTTTCCCCTCATCCGGTGCCTCAGAAACGTCCAGCCCCTGCATCTGCCTCCCCCTCACCGTCTCGCTCTGTCAGTGGGTCCCCACCACCAGCCAAAAAGGCCAGCAGTGGATCAGGCAGTCAGTCCCCAAGCAAG AACTCAGATGTTGACGGCAgcggaaagaagaagaagaagaagaaggaaaagaaacataaaaaagagaagaaacataAGAAGCACAAGAAGCATAAGAAGGAGAAGAGCAGTGCCACTGGTAATGGAGAGGGACAAGAAAACCAGGGTGTGGAGGGGGATGCAGATTCAAGAAAG GAATCAGACAGTGAAGTAGACGACAGCTTGGACGACCTAGAGAAGCACCTACGAGAGAAGGCGCTGCGCTCCATGAGGAAGGCGCAGATGTCTCCGTCACAGATGTCCTGA
- the srrm1 gene encoding serine/arginine repetitive matrix protein 1 isoform X1: MDAGFFRGTSAEQDNRFSNKHKKLLKQLKFAECLDKKVDMTKVNLEVIKPWITQRVTEILGFEDDVVIEFIFNQLEEKHPDSKMMQINLTGFLNGKNAREFMKDLWPLLLSAQENIAGIPSAFLEQKKEEIKQRQIEQEKLASLKKVDEDKKEKDKDTRERAQSKSPRRRKTRSPSPRRRSPVKRERKRSLSRSPRRKSSPVGGSSPPPPLMQLPTKPVEQHVEPDTSGRAMTEPVIQEASSTCDTVVEVVKADSVMEVKEPSPEKTHKKEERPRSREREKDSRKERPHHRSRSHSRSRRRRSRSRSYSPRRRQSPRRRMSPRRRSPPRRGPTSSRHRHRRSPVRRRRSRSASTSGSSSSGSRSPKKVMKRVSSTPPRKQVHHPDTSISPAGKDRRSPSPRARRGRGSGSPPRSSGLKRKPGGRGDSPSDNAKPRHSEGSDSEEDKNEKGATADSVQQRRQYRRQNRQSSSDTGSSSSEDEGPKRPTAGPGARNGEVRRRRSRTPSPRRRHRDPSPRKRRSPSPARRRRSPSPPRRRRSPSPPRRRSPSPPPRRRSPSPRRYSPPIQRRYSPSPLPPPKRKMSSSPARRSSPGAKRRPSRSPRRRSSPAQRRRTPPSSSSPPRHRRSPMLPSNWQSRDTRSPAATSRLSPSPVNRSRNLRGSPSPQRRFETSSTSPSNQRRQQSPSHSGKPIRRVSRTPEPRSNQRPSPSPQPVRRASSRSRSVSPHPVPQKRPAPASASPSPSRSVSGSPPPAKKASSGSGSQSPSKNSDVDGSGKKKKKKKEKKHKKEKKHKKHKKHKKEKSSATGNGEGQENQGVEGDADSRKESDSEVDDSLDDLEKHLREKALRSMRKAQMSPSQMS, from the exons ATGGACGCGGGATTCTTCCGC GGTACAAGTGCGGAGCAAGACAACCGTTTCagcaacaaacacaagaaactgctgaagcagctgaagtttgCAGAATGTCTGGACAAGAAG GTGGACATGACCAAAGTGAACCTGGAAGTCATCAAACCTTGGATTACTCAACGAGTGACAGAGATTCTGGGGTTCGAGGATGATGTCGTCATAGAGTTCATATTTAACCAGCTTGAGGAAAAG catCCGGATAGCAAGATGATGCAGATCAACCTGACAGGTTTCCTGAATGGGAAGAATGCCCGGGAGTTCATGAAGGACCTGTGGCCCCTGCTGTTGAGTGCCCAGGAGAACATTGCTGGCATCCCCTCTGCTTTTCTggaacagaagaaagaagaaattaaaCAGAGACAG ATTGAACAGGAGAAGCTAGCATCTCTTAAGAAGGTGGATGAGGATAAGAAGGAAAAGGACAAGGACACCAGAGAGAGGGCTCAGTCAAAGAGCCCAAGGAG GCGGAAGACACGGTCACCCTCACCGCGGCGAAGGTCCCCAGTGAAGCGTGAAAGGAAACGCAGCCTGTCACGGTCCCCAAGGCGCAAATCCAGCCCAGTTGGTGGCAGctcaccacctccacccctgATGCAGCTTCCCACAAAACCTGTGGAGCAGCATGTGGAGCCAGATACATCAGGAAGAGCCATGACAGAACCAGTGATCCAAGAAGCTTCTTCCACCTG TGACacagtggtggaggtggtgaaagcaGACTCGGTGATGGAAGTCAAAGAACCCTCCCCAGAGAAAACCcataagaaagaggaaagacCCAGGTCTCGGGAAAGGGAGAAggacagcaggaaggaaagaccTCACCACCGCTCCCGTTCTCATTCCCGATCTCGCAGACGGCGCTCCCGTTCAAG ATCTTACTCCCCTCGCAGAAGGCAGAGTCCCAGGAGGAGAATGTCTCCTCGTCGAAGGAGTCCCCCCCGACGTGGTCCCACCAGTTccagacacaggcacaggcGCTCTCCAGTCCGCAG GAGGCGCTCTCGTTCTGCTTCGACCTCTGGCAGCAGCTCCTCTGGCTCTCGCTCACctaaaaaagtgatgaaaagaGTATCCAGCACACCACCCCGAAAACAGGTCCATCATCCGGACACCTCCATTAGCCCCGCAGGGAAGGACAGACGGTCACCGTCTCCACGGGCTAGAAGAGGCCGGGGCTCAGGTTCCCCACCCAGATCATCTG GTTTAAAGCGAAAGCCAGGAGGAAGGGGTGACTCTCCATCTGATAATGCCAAGCCCAGACATTCTGAAGGGTCTGACTCAG AGGAGGATAAAAATGAGAAAGGGGCAACAGCAGATTCGGTGCAGCAGCGACGTCAGTATCGCAGGCAGAATCGACAGTCGTCTTCAG ATACAGGGTCTTCCTCCTCAGAAGATGAGGGGCCCAAGAGGCCAACAGCAGGGCCAGGCGCCAGAAATGGTGAAGTCAGGAGGAGACGAAGCCGTACCCCCTCCCCACGAAGGCGACACAGGGATCCCTCTCCAAG GAAGAGACGTTCTCCGTCTCCTGCACGCAGACGTCGCTCCCCGTCTCCCCCACGACGTCGCCgatctccctctcctcctagACGCAG GTCTCCTTCCCCACCTCCCCGTCGACGATCTCCCTCCCCCAGGCGATATTCTCCCCCTATCCAGCGTCGCTACAGCCCCTCACCTTTGCCTCCACCAAAGAGGAAGATGTCTAGCTCTCCCGCCAGACGCTCTTCTCCAGGGGCAAAGAGACGTCCCTCCAGGTCACCCAGGCGCAGGAGTTCTCCTGCTCAAAGGAGACGCACACCtccatcctcatcatcaccaccccGACACAGGAGGAGCCCCATGTTGCCTTCTAACTGGCAAAGCAGGGATACACGATCCCCTGCAGCAACCAGCCGCCTGTCCCCATCCCCTGTCAACCGCAGTCGCAATCTGAGGGGTTCCCCCAGTCCCCAGCGACGTTTTGAAACCTCCAGCACATCTCCATCGAACCAGCGAAGACAGCAGTCCCCTTCACACAGTGGCAAACCCATCCGCAGAGTGTCCCGCACTCCCGAGCCACGCAGCAACCAGAG ACCTTCGCCAAGCCCCCAGCCTGTGAGGAGAGCATCTTCCAGATCGAGATCTGTTTCCCCTCATCCGGTGCCTCAGAAACGTCCAGCCCCTGCATCTGCCTCCCCCTCACCGTCTCGCTCTGTCAGTGGGTCCCCACCACCAGCCAAAAAGGCCAGCAGTGGATCAGGCAGTCAGTCCCCAAGCAAG AACTCAGATGTTGACGGCAgcggaaagaagaagaagaagaagaaggaaaagaaacataaaaaagagaagaaacataAGAAGCACAAGAAGCATAAGAAGGAGAAGAGCAGTGCCACTGGTAATGGAGAGGGACAAGAAAACCAGGGTGTGGAGGGGGATGCAGATTCAAGAAAG GAATCAGACAGTGAAGTAGACGACAGCTTGGACGACCTAGAGAAGCACCTACGAGAGAAGGCGCTGCGCTCCATGAGGAAGGCGCAGATGTCTCCGTCACAGATGTCCTGA
- the tdh2 gene encoding L-threonine dehydrogenase 2, which translates to MQPGVRVCAPSAAVLGLFCRGCLSRARSFPGRSFSSLPRQMSRWNSRETCSPPPPQENPRVLITGGLGQLGVGLAQILRKQYGTENVILSDIKKPPPHVFSSGPFVYADVLDYKHLRELIVNNRITWLVHYSALLSAVGEANVALARKINITGLHNVLDLALENCLRLFVPSTIGAFGPSSPRDPAPDLCVQRPRTIYGVSKVHGELMGEYLHHKYGLDFRCLRYPGVISVNTPPGGGTTDYAVQIFHDALSTGHHECYLRPDTRLPMMHISDCHRATVEFMQAPECQLSLRTYNIAAMSFTPEEVAQEIRKHLPHLKVTYNPDSVRQTIADSWPVRFDDTNARRDWGWAPAFGLEELVSDMLRSIRDKRTNEGLPVS; encoded by the exons ATGCAACCGGGTGTGCGGGTCTGTGCGCCCAGTGCGGCTGTGCTGGGCCTGTTTTGCCGAGGTTGCCTCAGCAGGGCGCGGAGTTTTCCCGGTCGCAGCTTCAGTTCTTTGCCCAGGCAGATGAGCAGGTGGAACAGCCGGGAGACCTGCAGCCCCCCACCTCCTCAGGAAAACCCTCGTGTACTCATCACAG GTGGACTTGGGCAGTTAGGTGTGGGGCTCGCACAAATACTGAG AAAACAGTACGGAACAGAGAATGTAATCCTGTCAGACATCAAGAAGCCTCCACCTCATGTTTTCAGCAGTG GTCCGTTTGTATACGCTGATGTGCTGGACTACAAACATCTCAGAGAACTGATTGTAAATAATCGTATCACTTGGCTGGTCCACTACAGCGCTCTGCTTAGTGCTGTGGGCGAGGCTAATGTGGCTTTGGCACGCAAGATCAACATCACAG GCCTTCATAATGTGCTGGACTTGGCCCTGGAGAACTGCCTGCGCCTCTTTGTCCCCAGCACCATTGGAGCGTTTGGCCCCTCTTCTCCACGTGACCCTGCCCCTGACCTCTGTGTCCAAAGACCTCGAACCATCTATGGCGTGTCCAAAGTGCATGGAGAGCTGATGGGGGag tATCTCCATCATAAATATGGCCTGGACTTCCGCTGCCTACGTTACCCAGGTGTGATATCGGTCAACACACCTCCTGGAGGAGGAACAACAG ACTATGCAGTTCAAATTTTCCACGACGCTCTCAGCACAGGTCACCACGAGTGCTACCTGCGACCCGACACCCGTCTTCCCATGATGCATATCTCTGACTGCCACCGTGCCACAGTAGAGTTCATGCAGGCTCCAGAGTGCCAGCTGTCCCTGCGTACCTACAACATCGCTGCCATGAGCTTCACCCCAGAAGAGGTGGCTCAAGAAATTCGCAAGCATCTCCCTCACCTCAAGGTCACCTACAATCCTGATTCTGTCCGCCAGACCATTG CAGACAGCTGGCCAGTGAGGTTTGACGACACCAATGCCAGGAGAGACTGGGGCTGGGCACCAGCCTTCGGGCTTGAAGAGCTAGTGTCAGACATGTTGCGCTCCATTCGAGACAAGAGGACCAATGAGGGTTTGCCAGTCAGCTAG